Part of the Burkholderia sp. FERM BP-3421 genome, GTGATGCCGAACTTCCAGAATCCACTCGGCTTCCAGATGCCGGACGCGCGCAAGCGCGCGCTGGTCGAGCTGCTTGCGCGCCACGACGTGCCGGCCATCGAGAACGACGTCTATCACGAGCTGTACTACGGCGACGCGCGGCCGAGCGCGTTGAAGACCTACGACCGGCAAGGGCTGGTGCTGCATTGCGCGTCGTTCTCGAAGAGCCTGTCGCCCGCCTACCGGATCGGCTGGGCGATGCCGGGGCGCTACCGCGACGAAGTCGAGAAGCTCAAGTTCCTGAACACGCTCGCGACGCCCGCGATCGATCAACTGGCGATCGCGGAATACCTGCGCCACGACGGCTACGATCATCATCTGCGCCGCATCCGCCGCGCCTATGCGCAGCAGGCGAAGCTGATGGCCGCGATGGTGCGGCGTTTCTTCCCGGAAGGCACGCGGCTGTCGCAGCCGATGGGCGGCTACGTGCTGTGGGTCGAGCTGCCGCCGACGGTCGACGCGATGCGGCTCTACGAACTGGCGCTCGCGCAGCGCATCACGATCGGGCCGGGGCGGATGTTCTCGACCACCGACGGTTATCGGCATTTCATCCGGCTCAACTACAGCGCGCCGTGGTCGGCGCAGATCGAGCAGGCGCTCAAGACGCTCGGCGAACTGGCCGCGCGCTGCGCGCGCATGCACGCATGAAGGGGAAGGAGAGGATGAACGATCAGGCGGATGCGCCGCCCGAAGGCGGCGACGAAGACGGACTGGACCCGGCGCTGGCGGCGCTGCTCGCGTGCCTCCACGAGGCGGCGGCGGACGGCGCGGGCAAGCCCTGGTCGCTCGCGAAGCTGAGCAAGCGCGCGCGGGCGCCGATGAGCAGCCTGCGGCGGATGCTGACCCCAGCTCGACGCAGCGGGGCTGACCGTCACCACGCTGCGCGACGACGGTACGGGCAGCGCGGCGCTGACCGACGAAGGGCGCGCGCTGTGCGCCGCGCTGTTCGACGCGGGCTGACGCGCCGCGTCGAGCCGCGCCGGCAACGCGCTACCAGCGCGCGGTCACGCCCGCCATCAGCGAGTGATTGTAGGTCTGGTCGTTGAGCCCGCGCCGGTAGCCGACGTCGAGATCGAGCCAGGGGCGCGGCGTGTAGATCGCGCCCGCGATCAGGAACGCGGGAGAGGTGTGATGGTCGCGATCCGGATTGCGCGACGCGCCGATGTCGAGCGCGAGCTGGAGCCGGTCGGTCACGCGGTACAGCATCGCGCCCGACACCTGCCATAGCGAGGTCCGGTCGTCGTGGCTGTTGGGCTGGTAGGCGACGCCCGCGTTGACGAGGAACGTGAACGCGGCCACGTCGTACTGCGCGAGCAGCGTCGCGCCGGCGTTCACGCGGCCGTTGCCGAGCCCGTGATGGTCGTCGCCGGTCGGCACGTTGATGCGCGGTTTCAGCGCGATGCTGAGCGGGCCGCGCTCGAGCACGCGCCACTTCGCGCCGATCTCGACGTCGCCGAAGCCGGAGCTGGCCTCGTCCGAGCGGGTCTGCACGTGCGTGTAGGGCGCGTTCACATAGAGATCGAACGACGGGCCGAAGCCGCGCGTGAGCGTGGTGTTCCAGAGCTGCTGGCGGCCGGTGTCGGACTGGCGCGAGGTCTGCTCCATGTTGAGTTCGTATTGCCAGTTGCCGTCGCCCTGGGTGCCGGTGTCGTCGGAAACGAGCGGATGGGTGGCGTACGCGCCGGCCGGTGACAGCAGCGAGCAGGCGGTCGCGAAACGGAGAATCTTTTTCATGTCGATGACTGCAGGAGAGGAGCGGGGTCGCCCGCCCGCGCGGCGTGCGCGGACGGGCCCGGAGTCAGCGGGCGCGGTTCAGAACCACTGCCGGTAGCGCTTCACGTAGATCGTCTTCACGACCTGCGCAAGCGCGATGTAGCCGATCATGGTGGCGATCAGCCACATCCAGTAGCTGCTCGGCAGGTGGATGAAGCCGAGCGACTCGGCGAACGGCGAGAACGGCAGCCAGCAGCCGATCCCGATCGCGACCGCGGTCGACAGCAGCACCGGCAGCGCCGCGGTGCTTTGCAGGAACGGGATCTTCTGGGTGCGCAGCAGATGCACGACGAGCGTCTGCGACACGAGCCCTTCGATGAACCAGCCCGAGTTCATCACGACCTGGCCGGCGGCGCCGCCATGCAGGTGGTACAGCGCGCCCGCGCCGAACACCGACCACATCAGCGCGTAGGTGGTGATGTCGAACACCGACGAGGTCGGCCCGATCCACAGCATGAAGCGGCCGATATTGCCTGCTTCCCACTTGCGCGGCTTCTTCAGGAACTCGGGGTCCATCTTGTCCCACGGCAGCAGCATCTGCGAGGTGTCGTAGATCAGGTTCTGGATCAGCAGCTGCGTCGCGAGCATCGGCTCCCACGGCAGGAATGCGCTCGCCACCAGCACCGAGAACACGTTGCCGAAGTTCGAGCTGGCCGTCATGTTCAGGTACTTGAGGATGTTGCCGAAGGTCTCGCGGCCCTTGATCACGCCTTCCTCCAGCACCATCAGGCTCTTTTCGAGCAGGATGATGTCGGCGGTTTCCTTCGCGATGTCGGCGCCGCTGTCGACCGAGATGCCGACGTCGGCGTCGCGCAGCGCGGGGGCGTCGTTGATGCCGTCGCCGAGGAAGCCGACCGTGTGGCCGTTCGCCTGCAGGGCCTTGACGATGCGCGCCTTCTGCAGCGGCGTGAGCTTCGCGAACACGGTCGCGCGTTCGACCACCTGCGACAGCGTCGCGTCGTCGAGCGTGTCGATCTCGGGGCCGAGGATCGGCTTGCCGGGATTGAGGCCGACCTGGCGGCACACCTTCATCGTGACGGTCGGGTTGTCGCCCGTCAGCACCTTCACCGCGACACCGTTCTCGCGCAGCGCGGCGAGCGCCGGCGCGGCCGATTCCTTGGGCGGATCGAGGAAGGTCAGGAAGCCGCGCACCGTGAGGTCGCGCTCGTCGGCGGTGCGATACTGCTCGCGCTCGTCGCCGCGCGGGATCGCGCGCGTCGCGAGCACCAGCACGCGGAAGCCGTCCTCGTTGTACGCATTCGCCTGTTCGAGCAGGCGCTTGCGGGCCACGTAGTCGAGCGGCCGCACGCCGTCCTCGTCCTGCACGTGCGTGGACACCGCGAGCATTTCCTCGACCGCCCCCTTGCAGACGAGGAGATGCTCGCCGCGCGGATCCTCGACCACCACCGACAGACGGCGGCGCACGAAGTCGAACGGCAGTTCGTCGATCTTCTTGTATTCCTTCGGCTTCACCCGGTCGCCCAGCTCGTTCGCGCGATTGACGACCGCGATGTCGATCAGGTTCTTCTGGCCGCTCTGGTGATAGCTGTTGAGCCAGCCGAGGCGCAGGATGTCCTCGTTCTTCTGGCCGAGGATGTCGAGGTGATGCTCGAGGATGATCTTGTCCTGCGTCAGCGTGCCGGTCTTGTCGGTGCACAGCACGTCCATCGCGCCGAAGTTCTGCACCGAGTTCAGGCGTTTGACGACGACCTTGCGGCGCGCCATCGCGACCGCGCCGCGCGCGAGGTTCGCGCTGACGATCATCGGCAGCATTTCCGGCGTGAGGCCGACCGCGACCGCGAGCGCGAAGGTGAGGGCGCTGAGCCAGTCGCCCTTGGTCAGGCCGTTGATCATGAACACCACCGGCACCATCACGAGCATGAAGCGGATCAGCAGCCAGCTGACGCTCGATACGCCGCGATCGAAGCTGGTCTCGATGCGCTTGTGGCTGACCACGTTCTTCGCGAGCGAGCCGAAGTAGGTGTCTTCGCCCGTCGCGACCACGACCGCGATCGCGGTGCCGCTCACGACGTTGGTGCCCATGAAGCAGACGTTCGCGAGATCGAGCAGCGCGCCTTCCGGCTCGCGCGCCTCGGCGCTCGCCTCGGTCTCGGTGGCCGGATGATGCGCGGACTTCTGCGCGACCGCGCCGAGCGTGTCGTACTTCTCGACGGGCAGCGCTTCGCCCGTCAGCACGGCCTGGCTGATGAACAGGTCGCGCGACGACAGCAGCCGCACGTCGGCGGGAATCATGTCGCCCGCCGACAGGTGCACGATGTCGCCGACGACGACCTCGCGCATCGGCACTTCGGTGCGCGTGGGTTCGCCGGCCTCGGTGATGCGCCGCTGCACCGTGGCGGTGGTGCGCACCATCGCCTTCAGCTTCTCGGCGGCGCGCAGCGAACGGAATTCCTGGAAGAAGCGCAGCAGCGCGCTGATGCCGACCATCGCCATCAGGATCGAGATCTTGACGTAATCCTGGTCGCCGGGCTCGGCGAAATAGATGTCGGTGAAGTAGCTGATGGCGGCGAGCACCAGCAGCACGTAGATGAACGGATTGTTGAACGATTGCAACAACTGCCGGGTCCAGTGCGGCGGCTTGTCGTGCGCGATCTCGTTCGGGCCGTCGAGCAGCAGGCGGTCTTCGGCCTGGGCGAAGGTGAGACCGCCGGTGGTGGTGCGCAGGTTCTTCAGCGTGGCTTCGAGCGGCTGGGCGGCTTCGCGGACGATGCGCATGGACTGCGCGTCGTCGTCGCGTTGACGCGCGCCGTAATTGAGAAAACCGCGCTGCTTGTTCTTCGGGTTCGTGCGTTGTGTCATGGGACGCTCCATGGCCGGGCGGACCGGCGAGGGGCGTCCGTCGCGTTAACGCGGCGCGAGCGTCCCCCGCCGCGTCGCGTCTGGCGCGTTCGGCTGAGATTCGAGGTCTATGGGGTCGCTCGCCGGCGCGCGACGATCGGCAGGCACACGCTGGAGGTGCGCGC contains:
- the mgtA gene encoding magnesium-translocating P-type ATPase, which translates into the protein MTQRTNPKNKQRGFLNYGARQRDDDAQSMRIVREAAQPLEATLKNLRTTTGGLTFAQAEDRLLLDGPNEIAHDKPPHWTRQLLQSFNNPFIYVLLVLAAISYFTDIYFAEPGDQDYVKISILMAMVGISALLRFFQEFRSLRAAEKLKAMVRTTATVQRRITEAGEPTRTEVPMREVVVGDIVHLSAGDMIPADVRLLSSRDLFISQAVLTGEALPVEKYDTLGAVAQKSAHHPATETEASAEAREPEGALLDLANVCFMGTNVVSGTAIAVVVATGEDTYFGSLAKNVVSHKRIETSFDRGVSSVSWLLIRFMLVMVPVVFMINGLTKGDWLSALTFALAVAVGLTPEMLPMIVSANLARGAVAMARRKVVVKRLNSVQNFGAMDVLCTDKTGTLTQDKIILEHHLDILGQKNEDILRLGWLNSYHQSGQKNLIDIAVVNRANELGDRVKPKEYKKIDELPFDFVRRRLSVVVEDPRGEHLLVCKGAVEEMLAVSTHVQDEDGVRPLDYVARKRLLEQANAYNEDGFRVLVLATRAIPRGDEREQYRTADERDLTVRGFLTFLDPPKESAAPALAALRENGVAVKVLTGDNPTVTMKVCRQVGLNPGKPILGPEIDTLDDATLSQVVERATVFAKLTPLQKARIVKALQANGHTVGFLGDGINDAPALRDADVGISVDSGADIAKETADIILLEKSLMVLEEGVIKGRETFGNILKYLNMTASSNFGNVFSVLVASAFLPWEPMLATQLLIQNLIYDTSQMLLPWDKMDPEFLKKPRKWEAGNIGRFMLWIGPTSSVFDITTYALMWSVFGAGALYHLHGGAAGQVVMNSGWFIEGLVSQTLVVHLLRTQKIPFLQSTAALPVLLSTAVAIGIGCWLPFSPFAESLGFIHLPSSYWMWLIATMIGYIALAQVVKTIYVKRYRQWF
- a CDS encoding transporter; its protein translation is MKKILRFATACSLLSPAGAYATHPLVSDDTGTQGDGNWQYELNMEQTSRQSDTGRQQLWNTTLTRGFGPSFDLYVNAPYTHVQTRSDEASSGFGDVEIGAKWRVLERGPLSIALKPRINVPTGDDHHGLGNGRVNAGATLLAQYDVAAFTFLVNAGVAYQPNSHDDRTSLWQVSGAMLYRVTDRLQLALDIGASRNPDRDHHTSPAFLIAGAIYTPRPWLDLDVGYRRGLNDQTYNHSLMAGVTARW